One Kallotenue papyrolyticum genomic window carries:
- a CDS encoding MFS transporter, which yields MPARLGQAGLATAYGLLLVSFALLGIIFGFWQILLPDLTRALGLTPGTLGTALSIGLAASLPAMGLGGRIADRVGAQRVVVAAGIAMALAFAAVGQARHYGLLIVLLLLFYAATGIYDVGINAAAMAYEGLSGRRVITAMHAAYSAGGATGAILAGGLLMSGIPFRALYLGGALIALAAMIALALGRLPNDPTHTAGISAGASGLYRNRAILLIAAIVALAFLAEAALTNWSALYLRTSLALPALLGSSSVAVAHLSMATGRVISSRAVARWGRQRTILGASLLTAAGMALALATTQVAIILLGFLIAGLTIAAVAPVAFSLAGDLAPHQTGQASAVITTIGYAGLLIGPSLIGGLAELAGLRMGLTAVIGVALVIAGLSTRMPTRE from the coding sequence GTCAGCTTTGCACTGCTGGGCATCATCTTTGGCTTCTGGCAGATCCTGCTGCCCGACCTCACGCGCGCACTGGGCCTGACGCCTGGCACGCTGGGTACGGCGCTATCGATCGGTCTGGCCGCCTCGCTGCCGGCCATGGGGCTGGGCGGACGCATCGCCGATCGCGTCGGGGCGCAGCGCGTCGTCGTAGCAGCGGGGATCGCGATGGCGCTGGCCTTCGCAGCGGTCGGCCAGGCGCGACACTACGGCTTGCTGATAGTGCTGCTGTTGCTGTTCTACGCCGCAACCGGCATCTACGACGTGGGCATCAACGCCGCGGCGATGGCCTACGAAGGGCTGAGCGGACGGCGGGTGATCACCGCGATGCATGCCGCCTACAGCGCCGGCGGTGCGACCGGCGCGATCTTGGCCGGCGGTCTGCTGATGAGCGGCATTCCCTTTCGCGCGCTCTACCTGGGTGGCGCGCTGATCGCCCTGGCGGCGATGATCGCGCTGGCGCTGGGGCGTCTGCCCAACGACCCAACGCACACCGCCGGCATCAGCGCCGGCGCGAGCGGCCTGTACCGCAACCGCGCCATTCTGCTGATCGCTGCGATCGTGGCGCTGGCGTTTCTGGCCGAAGCGGCGCTCACCAACTGGTCGGCGCTGTACCTGCGCACCTCGCTGGCGCTGCCGGCGCTGCTGGGCTCATCGAGCGTAGCGGTCGCCCACCTGTCGATGGCAACAGGACGGGTGATATCTAGCCGCGCCGTAGCACGCTGGGGTCGCCAGCGCACGATCCTGGGCGCCAGCCTGCTGACGGCAGCGGGCATGGCGCTGGCGCTGGCGACCACCCAGGTAGCGATCATTCTGCTCGGCTTCCTGATCGCCGGCCTGACCATCGCAGCGGTCGCGCCGGTCGCCTTCTCGCTGGCGGGCGATCTGGCGCCCCACCAGACTGGACAGGCCAGCGCGGTCATCACCACAATCGGCTACGCCGGCCTGCTGATCGGCCCCAGCCTGATCGGCGGCCTGGCCGAACTGGCCGGCCTGCGCATGGGGCTGACCGCGGTGATCGGCGTAGCGCTGGTGATCGCGGGGCTGTCCACACGCATGCCAACGCGGGAGTAG